A genomic window from Ananas comosus cultivar F153 linkage group 22, ASM154086v1, whole genome shotgun sequence includes:
- the LOC109727591 gene encoding peptide methionine sulfoxide reductase A5, which translates to MIPAGSLLLSFLGFLALFGCGLDPALALRISDQVLDPSARQHLPPTQPLRSAVFALGSFWRSEAAFGCVPGVVRTSVGYAGGSKPNPEYRNLGDHAECVKVEYDPKIIQFKQLLDVFWASHDSRQVFGQGPDVGRQYRSIIFTNGTIEARLASFSKEREQAKSRHTIVTTEIQPLGIFYPAEPEHQKFELKRNKFLLQLMGNMPDEELISSSLAAKLNGYVAELCPPNIQKKIGVKVDEILKNGWPVLKGF; encoded by the exons ATGATCCCGGCGGGGAgtctcctcctctccttcctaGGGTTCCTCGCTCTCTTCGGTTGCGGGCTGGACCCAGCCCTAGCCCTAAGGATCTCCGACCAGGTCCTGGATCCCTCCGCCCGCCAGCACCTGCCGCCGACCCAGCCGCTGCGGTCTGCAGTCTTCGCCCTCGGGAGCTTCTGGCGGTCGGAGGCCGCCTTCGGCTGCGTCCCCGGCGTCGTCCGCACGTCCGTCGGCTACGCCGGCGGATCCAAGCCCAACCCCGAATACCGCAACCTCGGCGATCATGCCGAGTGCGTCAAG GTTGAATATGATCCTAAAATAATTCAATTCAAGCAGCTCTTAGATGTCTTCTGGGCCAGCCATGACTCTAGGCAGGTGTTTGGGCAAGGACCAGACGTAGGTAGACAGTACAG ATCCATCATCTTTACAAATGGGACCATTGAGGCAAGGTTGGCATCTTTTAGCAAAGAAAGGGAACAGGCTAAGAGTCGGCACACTATTGTGACCACTGAGATCCAGCCACTTGGAATATTCTATCCTGCTGAACCAGAGCATCAG AAATTCGAGCTGAAGCGTAATAAGTTTCTCTTGCAACTGATGGGGAACATGCCAGACGAAGAGCTTATTTCATCATCTTTAGCTGCAAAGCTGAACGGATACGTTGCCGAACTCTGCCCTCCGAATATTCAAAAGAAGATCGGCGTCAAGGTTGATGAGATTCTTAAGAATGGTTGGCCTGTCTTGAAGGGATTCTAA